In one window of Janthinobacterium sp. 1_2014MBL_MicDiv DNA:
- a CDS encoding lysozyme inhibitor LprI family protein gives MLGAGALLATQALAAAAAPYPNTSAMGVGHAESTAWYAACLKVKDSAPPPADLPAPSAVTALQQCQATDLYYDTKSMSSPKPADWRPVRHCALATQNSAVLMMLYQNGQGVQKDTLLALKYACSIDAAPAEMQGRIEHLQQINASGRGMIDLCDDITSGYMMGVCSAIDARQKQRVRAQATGKASEAMPAVAQASLQKLQAAAGRFADARAAHETDLSGTARAALSIAARTAELDLLAHDLRDYEAGKLPASMSKEQAAALDKELNAIYGKLMKKPAATYAGAVGKDGIRATQRLWLAYRDAWMNFGAVRYPSVTSETWAGRLTSRRNVQLQDLLEN, from the coding sequence TTGCTGGGTGCAGGCGCGCTGCTGGCAACCCAGGCGCTTGCCGCCGCTGCCGCGCCATACCCGAATACCAGCGCCATGGGCGTGGGCCACGCGGAAAGCACGGCCTGGTATGCCGCTTGCCTGAAGGTCAAGGATAGTGCGCCGCCGCCGGCCGACTTGCCGGCGCCGTCCGCCGTGACCGCCTTGCAGCAGTGCCAGGCGACGGACCTGTATTACGATACCAAGAGTATGTCCTCGCCCAAGCCCGCCGACTGGCGTCCCGTGCGCCATTGTGCCCTGGCCACGCAGAACAGCGCCGTGCTGATGATGCTGTACCAGAACGGCCAGGGCGTGCAGAAGGATACGTTGTTGGCGCTCAAGTATGCGTGCAGCATCGATGCGGCGCCGGCCGAGATGCAGGGCCGCATCGAACACTTGCAGCAGATTAACGCCAGCGGGCGCGGCATGATCGACCTGTGCGACGACATCACCAGCGGCTACATGATGGGCGTGTGCAGCGCCATCGATGCGCGCCAGAAGCAGCGCGTGCGCGCGCAGGCAACGGGCAAGGCGAGCGAAGCGATGCCTGCCGTGGCGCAGGCGTCGCTGCAAAAACTGCAGGCGGCGGCGGGCAGGTTTGCCGACGCGCGCGCGGCCCATGAAACGGACTTGAGCGGCACGGCGCGCGCCGCCCTGAGCATCGCCGCCCGTACGGCCGAGCTCGATTTACTGGCGCACGATCTGCGCGACTACGAGGCGGGCAAGCTGCCGGCAAGCATGTCCAAGGAGCAGGCGGCCGCGCTCGACAAGGAGCTCAACGCCATCTACGGCAAGCTGATGAAAAAGCCGGCGGCGACCTATGCGGGCGCTGTCGGCAAGGATGGCATCCGCGCCACGCAACGCCTGTGGCTGGCGTATCGCGATGCCTGGATGAATTTCGGCGCCGTGCGCTATCCGTCCGTCACCAGCGAGACGTGGGCTGGCCGCCTGACGTCGCGGCGTAATGTGCAACTGCAAGACTTGCTGGAGAATTAA
- a CDS encoding glycine zipper 2TM domain-containing protein, with product MNLQAKLMMSALCIGALPLAQAADFEDFGKVVRVVPQVEQINRPRQECRTEYVQVQAPPQQRSAGGSIVGGIAGALLGSQVGGGNGRTAAAAAGAIAGAVVGDRVDNQNNYQGGVQEQAVKQCRQVDHWESRNNGYQVTYDYRGRNYTSIMSYDPGERIRLRVSIEPAQQ from the coding sequence ATGAACTTGCAAGCCAAATTGATGATGTCAGCCCTTTGTATCGGTGCATTGCCACTCGCCCAGGCCGCCGACTTTGAAGATTTCGGCAAGGTCGTGCGCGTCGTGCCGCAAGTCGAACAGATCAATCGTCCACGCCAGGAATGCCGTACGGAATACGTGCAGGTGCAGGCGCCGCCGCAACAGCGCAGCGCTGGCGGCTCCATCGTCGGCGGTATCGCCGGCGCCCTGCTCGGCAGCCAGGTCGGCGGCGGCAATGGCCGCACGGCCGCTGCGGCAGCGGGCGCGATTGCCGGTGCCGTCGTCGGCGACCGCGTCGACAACCAGAACAACTACCAGGGCGGCGTGCAGGAACAAGCCGTCAAGCAATGCCGTCAGGTCGACCACTGGGAAAGCCGCAACAATGGCTACCAGGTCACGTACGACTATCGCGGCCGCAACTACACGAGCATCATGTCCTACGATCCGGGCGAGCGCATCCGTCTGCGTGTCTCCATCGAACCTGCTCAGCAGTAA
- a CDS encoding GspE/PulE family protein: MPSSLPATATASATLDLPHLLRWLQDDGVLDAAQAATIRTHAGLLPAPPIHPLCHVADCRLCSALAPHALLTLDALCAWLAQRAALPYLRIDPLHIDFSQVADVMTAGYAARFNILPVDSTPERIVIATAQPYALAWQAELGTVAPRKLSLVIANPLHIADAIAQFFSLASAVKVARQASTQDLALRHNMEQLVELGRNKASLDANDQHVVRIVDWLWQYAFEQRASDIHLEPKRDAGLVRLRIDGMLHQAYQVPPVVLLAMTARIKLLGRMDVVEKRRPQDGRIKTRNAQGQEIELRLSTLPTAFGEKLVMRIFDPEIAIKSLADLGFPPADAQRWQQLTARTHGIVLVTGPTGSGKTTTLYSTLKALASSAVNVCTVEDPIEMVEPAFNQMQVQAELSFADGVRALMRQDPDIIMVGEIRDLATAEMAIQAALTGHLVLSTLHTNDAPSAVMRLLELGLPAYLLEASLIGVLAQRLLRCLCADCKQPDAAPGAAQWHSLADGQLPLPASVYRPVGCAACRHSGYRGRAGIYELLGVTEAFGQLIKSGADLHALRRQSILDGMTPLRIAGAHRIRDGSTSIEEVLKLTAALH; the protein is encoded by the coding sequence ATGCCCTCCTCCCTCCCTGCCACAGCCACCGCGAGCGCCACGCTGGACTTGCCGCACCTGCTGCGCTGGCTGCAGGACGATGGCGTGCTCGATGCGGCGCAGGCGGCCACCATCCGCACCCACGCCGGCTTGCTCCCCGCGCCACCCATCCATCCGCTGTGCCATGTGGCCGATTGCCGGCTGTGCTCGGCCCTGGCGCCGCATGCCCTGCTCACGCTCGACGCCCTGTGTGCCTGGCTGGCGCAGCGCGCGGCCCTGCCCTATCTGCGCATCGATCCCCTGCACATCGATTTCAGCCAGGTGGCCGACGTCATGACGGCCGGCTATGCGGCCCGCTTCAACATCCTGCCCGTGGACAGCACGCCGGAACGCATCGTCATCGCCACCGCACAGCCGTATGCGCTTGCCTGGCAGGCGGAACTGGGGACTGTGGCGCCACGCAAGCTGAGCCTCGTCATCGCCAACCCGCTGCACATCGCCGATGCCATCGCGCAATTTTTCAGCCTGGCCAGCGCCGTCAAGGTGGCGCGGCAAGCGTCCACGCAAGACCTGGCGCTGCGCCACAATATGGAACAGCTGGTGGAACTGGGGCGCAACAAGGCCAGCCTCGACGCCAACGACCAGCACGTGGTGCGCATCGTCGACTGGCTGTGGCAATACGCGTTTGAGCAGCGCGCCTCCGACATCCACCTGGAGCCGAAGCGCGACGCGGGCCTCGTGCGCCTGCGCATCGACGGCATGCTGCACCAGGCTTACCAGGTGCCGCCCGTGGTGCTGCTGGCCATGACGGCGCGCATCAAGCTGCTCGGACGCATGGACGTGGTGGAAAAGCGCCGCCCGCAGGATGGCCGCATCAAGACGCGCAATGCGCAGGGACAGGAAATCGAGCTGCGCCTGTCGACCCTGCCCACGGCCTTCGGTGAAAAGCTCGTCATGCGCATCTTCGATCCCGAGATCGCCATCAAGAGCCTGGCCGACCTGGGCTTCCCGCCGGCCGATGCGCAACGCTGGCAACAGCTGACGGCGCGCACGCACGGCATCGTGCTGGTGACGGGGCCCACGGGCTCGGGCAAGACCACCACCCTGTACAGTACGCTGAAGGCGCTGGCCAGCAGCGCCGTCAATGTGTGCACGGTGGAAGACCCCATCGAAATGGTCGAGCCGGCCTTCAACCAGATGCAGGTGCAGGCCGAGCTGTCGTTTGCCGATGGCGTGCGGGCGCTGATGCGGCAAGACCCCGACATCATCATGGTGGGCGAAATCCGCGACCTGGCCACGGCCGAGATGGCCATCCAGGCGGCCTTGACGGGCCATTTGGTGCTGTCGACCCTGCACACCAACGATGCGCCCTCGGCCGTCATGCGCCTGCTGGAGCTGGGCTTGCCCGCCTACTTGCTGGAAGCCAGCCTGATCGGCGTGCTGGCGCAGCGCCTGCTGCGCTGCCTGTGCGCCGACTGCAAGCAACCGGATGCGGCGCCGGGCGCGGCGCAATGGCACAGCCTGGCCGATGGCCAGCTACCGCTCCCGGCAAGCGTGTATCGCCCCGTCGGCTGCGCCGCGTGCCGGCACAGCGGCTACCGTGGCCGCGCCGGCATCTACGAGCTGCTCGGCGTGACGGAAGCGTTCGGCCAGCTGATCAAGTCCGGCGCCGACCTGCACGCGCTGCGCCGCCAGAGCATCCTCGACGGCATGACGCCGCTGCGCATCGCCGGCGCGCACAGGATACGCGACGGCAGCACCAGTATCGAGGAAGTGCTGAAGCTCACGGCGGCCCTGCATTGA
- the purN gene encoding phosphoribosylglycinamide formyltransferase has protein sequence MKNIVILISGRGSNMEAVVRAAQAEQWPARIAAVISNRADAQGLVFAAEHGIATAVVANKDYASREQFDAALQAAVDGFAPDLVVLAGFMRILTAPFVEHYAGRMLNIHPSLLPLFPGMATHRQALEAGVTEHGATVHFVTAELDHGPAVASAVVPVLPGDTEESLSARVLVQEHLLYPRAIRLFIDDKLSVEHGQVRVDPQ, from the coding sequence ATGAAAAATATCGTTATCCTCATTTCCGGACGCGGCAGCAACATGGAAGCGGTCGTGCGCGCGGCGCAAGCCGAGCAATGGCCAGCCCGTATTGCCGCCGTCATCAGTAACCGGGCCGATGCCCAGGGACTGGTTTTTGCCGCGGAACATGGGATAGCGACCGCTGTCGTTGCCAACAAGGATTATGCCAGCCGCGAGCAGTTCGATGCGGCGCTGCAAGCCGCGGTCGACGGCTTTGCCCCCGACCTGGTCGTGCTGGCCGGTTTCATGCGCATCCTGACTGCGCCATTCGTCGAGCATTATGCGGGGCGCATGCTGAATATCCACCCGTCGCTGCTGCCGCTGTTCCCGGGCATGGCGACGCATCGCCAGGCGCTCGAGGCGGGCGTGACGGAACACGGCGCGACCGTGCATTTCGTAACTGCCGAGCTCGACCATGGCCCTGCCGTGGCGAGCGCGGTGGTGCCCGTCTTGCCAGGCGACACAGAAGAAAGCTTATCGGCGCGCGTGCTGGTACAGGAACATCTGCTTTACCCGCGCGCCATCCGCCTGTTCATTGACGATAAACTGTCAGTCGAGCATGGCCAGGTCCGCGTGGACCCTCAATAA
- a CDS encoding barstar family protein, which produces MSLLLTVPPNLVQSIRAFRVTELQDEAIRLGQHFLYAHCNAGQTKQQVIGIIAEAFLFPKNLAKNFDALRLCLTDTMYKAGPQTGFLVVLEQLPNTQKFDKEAREILLDVFRDAADYWAEKKVPFRVFYSFE; this is translated from the coding sequence ATGAGTTTGTTACTAACCGTGCCGCCCAACCTTGTCCAGTCCATCCGTGCCTTTCGCGTGACCGAATTACAAGACGAGGCGATTCGTCTCGGGCAGCACTTTTTATATGCGCATTGCAACGCTGGGCAGACCAAACAACAAGTCATCGGCATTATTGCAGAAGCATTCCTGTTTCCGAAAAATCTGGCGAAGAATTTCGACGCGCTGCGTCTGTGTCTGACGGACACCATGTACAAGGCCGGTCCGCAGACGGGTTTCCTGGTGGTGCTCGAGCAATTGCCAAATACGCAAAAATTCGACAAGGAAGCGCGCGAGATCCTGCTCGACGTGTTCCGCGACGCGGCCGACTACTGGGCCGAAAAGAAAGTCCCGTTCCGCGTCTTCTATTCGTTTGAGTAA
- a CDS encoding spermidine synthase gives MLIKRKSIEQVESSRPARKPRYAPVTLSEMDGVRYLHFGTEWVQGAMRIRKPDWPELEYAQQMMAWMLWIKEPQRLAQLGLGTAALTKFCYRQFPQAQVEAIELNPSVITICASMFKLPPNDERLHVREMDALNYVNDAANHGTLDALQVDLYDATARGPVLDSADFYAACCACLAPHGIMTVNLFGDHPSYAKNIKAMKFAFAQVVCLPEVHDGNVVAIAFKTKVALDAEAQAALLERAKQIVADTKLPAKSWVKGIVSTL, from the coding sequence ATGCTTATCAAACGAAAATCCATCGAACAAGTCGAATCCTCGCGCCCTGCGCGCAAGCCCCGCTACGCCCCTGTCACCCTGTCGGAAATGGATGGCGTGCGCTATCTGCATTTCGGCACGGAATGGGTGCAGGGCGCCATGCGCATCCGCAAGCCGGACTGGCCGGAACTCGAATATGCGCAGCAGATGATGGCCTGGATGCTGTGGATCAAGGAACCGCAGCGCCTCGCCCAGCTGGGCCTGGGCACGGCCGCGCTGACCAAATTCTGCTACCGCCAGTTCCCGCAGGCGCAAGTCGAGGCCATCGAGCTGAACCCGTCCGTCATCACGATCTGCGCCTCGATGTTCAAGCTGCCGCCCAACGACGAGCGCCTGCACGTGCGCGAAATGGATGCGCTCAACTACGTCAACGATGCAGCCAACCATGGCACGCTGGACGCCCTGCAGGTGGACCTGTATGACGCCACGGCGCGCGGCCCCGTGCTCGACAGCGCCGATTTCTATGCCGCCTGCTGCGCCTGCCTGGCGCCGCACGGCATCATGACGGTGAACCTGTTTGGCGACCACCCGAGCTACGCCAAGAACATCAAGGCGATGAAGTTTGCGTTTGCACAGGTGGTCTGCCTGCCGGAAGTCCATGATGGGAACGTGGTGGCGATCGCGTTCAAGACGAAAGTGGCACTCGATGCCGAGGCGCAAGCCGCCTTGCTCGAGCGCGCCAAGCAGATCGTCGCCGACACCAAGCTGCCCGCCAAGAGCTGGGTCAAGGGCATCGTCAGCACGCTGTAA